One window of the Candidatus Gracilibacteria bacterium genome contains the following:
- the holA gene encoding DNA polymerase III subunit delta: MSPSSPNIVLLFGDDPFRIKEKLDAWKIAFVQKYGGDINLDELDGETPIDNILRATEAMPFLGERRLVIVKNLFQGQDKDALKKFAENIEKTPETCTLILVEEKAPDERTTLFKKLQKIARLEDCKPLTGALLTEWIQKKALEHGGHIDAPNALYLSQITEGDMFTLDNEIQKLASYCSPNPITRAAIDELVQGSLSPSIFRLTDSLGQKRAKDAIETFHQLVKRGEEIPGIFGMLVRQIRLILQILDAQKTTKSASGIAAKLKQNPYAVSQILPACRNFNEAELKTIYGKLLKIDRDLKTGEIRWSTTDQTEYLLAIEQFIIEVCQSRSAAEGLFPFLSVFQPLLKRTTYLLFFSGLQSTRISTVAPSSSSVGLGLSVLGITEVTHKCEPPTSFPPELFTAASKTHSTLFDGTCKNGITFCSGSTAVAAGITITNCPQFASTRVFTASTCNSPLAEAIGYAPAISDTSKFLGAQAPDAAVTVAANKSDRGIFNKDIK; this comes from the coding sequence TTGTCTCCTTCTTCCCCCAACATCGTCCTCCTCTTCGGCGACGACCCGTTCCGCATCAAGGAAAAACTCGATGCGTGGAAAATCGCGTTTGTCCAAAAATACGGAGGCGACATCAATCTCGACGAGCTCGACGGCGAAACCCCGATCGACAATATTTTGCGTGCCACCGAAGCCATGCCGTTTTTAGGAGAAAGACGCCTCGTGATTGTCAAAAATCTTTTTCAAGGCCAGGACAAAGACGCGCTCAAAAAATTCGCGGAAAACATTGAAAAAACTCCGGAAACCTGCACCCTGATTTTAGTGGAAGAAAAAGCTCCGGACGAACGCACCACGCTCTTTAAAAAACTTCAAAAAATCGCACGATTGGAAGATTGCAAACCTCTCACCGGCGCTTTGCTCACCGAATGGATTCAAAAAAAAGCCCTCGAACACGGAGGTCACATCGACGCCCCAAATGCCTTATACCTCAGCCAAATCACCGAAGGCGACATGTTCACGCTCGACAATGAAATTCAAAAACTCGCCTCCTATTGTAGCCCCAATCCCATCACGCGTGCCGCGATCGACGAACTCGTGCAAGGCAGTCTGTCCCCTTCCATTTTTCGCCTCACCGATTCTCTAGGCCAAAAACGCGCCAAAGACGCGATCGAAACGTTTCATCAACTCGTAAAAAGGGGAGAAGAAATTCCAGGAATTTTTGGCATGCTGGTGAGACAAATTCGCCTCATCCTTCAAATTCTCGACGCCCAAAAAACCACCAAATCCGCGTCCGGCATTGCCGCCAAGCTCAAACAAAACCCCTACGCAGTTTCGCAAATTTTACCCGCGTGCCGCAACTTCAACGAAGCCGAACTCAAAACGATTTACGGAAAACTCCTCAAAATCGACCGCGACCTCAAAACCGGCGAAATCCGCTGGTCCACCACCGACCAAACCGAATATTTGCTGGCCATTGAACAGTTTATTATTGAAGTGTGCCAGTCACGAAGCGCAGCGGAGTGACTTTTCCCTTTCCTCTCCGTATTTCAACCACTTCTCAAACGCACTACTTACTTACTTTTTTTCTCCGGCCTACAATCAACACGGATATCAACCGTAGCACCTTCATCATCATCAGTTGGATTGGGTTTATCAGTCTTAGGCATCACTGAAGTAACGCATAAATGCGAGCCTCCTACTTCATTTCCACCCGAATTATTCACCGCCGCGTCTAAAACACATTCAACTTTATTTGATGGAACATGCAAAAATTGAATCACATTTTGCTCAGGTTCAACCGCAGTTGCTGCCGGCATAACAATAACAAACTGTCCGCAATTTGCGTCCACACGCGTCTTTACTGCATCGACCTGTAATTCACCTCTAGCTGAAGCAATAGGATATGCCCCTGCAATATCCGACACATCCAAATTTCTATGAGCACAGGCACCGGATGCGGCTGTAACTGTAGCGGCCAATAAAAGCGATCGTGGTATATTCAATAAAGACATAAAATAA
- the gatA gene encoding Asp-tRNA(Asn)/Glu-tRNA(Gln) amidotransferase subunit GatA, producing MQKISSKFHGDENARTLRSASCLAALTIREAHDGLVAQKFSAKELAESCLERIKKYNPQLNAFITVTEEEALASAARTDQKIAKKEKIGLLEGLPCAIKDLFNTKGVLTTCASPGQKTFVPPYDATAVELLRKEGMVMVGKTNLDEYACGSSTEHSCFGPTHNPWDLERVAGGSSGGSAAAVSADLCTYALGTDTGGSIRQPGALCSVPALKVTYGRVSRFGVTAMASSWDTVGPFGKRVEDLAFVLQALAKSDPRDTTMPSILAPDYVSLLTGDVKGLKIGVPKEYFAEGVQTEVKDLVWEAIRHLEKQGAKIMEISLPMTQYAIALYYILMPAELSANLARFDGIRFGSKPNVEGDSLIDYYYHKRGEGFQDEIKRRIMIGTYVLSAGYYDAYYRKAQKVRTKIIQEFNEAFEKVDVLCAPTSPYPAFKVGEKLDDPLAMYMADALTIPGSTAGIPGLSVPCGFTKAGLPVGLQIMGPQFEEGRVLRVGDAYEKSMEWWGRKPTL from the coding sequence ATGCAAAAAATATCTTCAAAATTTCATGGGGACGAAAATGCTAGGACACTTCGCTCCGCTTCGTGTCTGGCAGCATTAACGATTCGCGAAGCGCATGATGGGCTTGTGGCGCAAAAATTTTCCGCAAAAGAATTGGCAGAGTCGTGTTTGGAACGGATTAAAAAATACAATCCTCAATTGAATGCGTTTATTACCGTGACCGAAGAAGAGGCGTTGGCATCGGCCGCGCGCACCGATCAAAAAATTGCGAAAAAAGAAAAAATCGGATTGCTCGAGGGGTTGCCCTGCGCGATCAAAGATTTGTTCAATACCAAAGGGGTTTTGACCACGTGTGCGTCTCCGGGACAGAAAACGTTTGTGCCGCCGTACGATGCGACAGCCGTGGAGTTGTTGCGAAAAGAGGGGATGGTGATGGTGGGAAAAACCAATCTCGACGAGTACGCGTGCGGTTCTTCCACCGAACATTCTTGTTTTGGGCCCACGCACAATCCGTGGGATCTTGAACGGGTGGCAGGCGGATCGTCCGGAGGGTCGGCTGCGGCCGTGTCTGCGGATTTGTGTACGTATGCGCTCGGGACCGATACCGGAGGCTCGATTCGTCAGCCCGGGGCTTTGTGTTCCGTGCCTGCGCTTAAGGTGACTTATGGGCGTGTGTCTCGGTTTGGAGTTACGGCCATGGCGTCGTCGTGGGATACGGTGGGGCCGTTTGGAAAACGAGTGGAAGATTTGGCATTCGTGTTGCAAGCGTTGGCAAAATCGGATCCTCGAGATACGACCATGCCATCGATTTTGGCGCCGGATTATGTGTCGCTTTTAACCGGAGATGTGAAAGGCCTTAAAATTGGAGTGCCTAAGGAATATTTTGCCGAAGGAGTACAAACTGAGGTTAAAGATTTGGTGTGGGAAGCGATTCGTCATTTGGAAAAACAAGGGGCAAAAATCATGGAAATCAGTTTGCCCATGACCCAGTATGCGATTGCGCTGTATTATATTTTAATGCCGGCTGAGCTTTCGGCGAATTTGGCGCGATTTGATGGGATTCGATTTGGTTCAAAACCCAACGTCGAAGGAGACTCTTTGATTGATTATTATTACCATAAACGGGGCGAAGGTTTTCAGGATGAAATCAAACGTCGTATTATGATCGGGACGTACGTTTTGTCCGCGGGATATTACGATGCGTATTATCGCAAAGCACAAAAAGTGCGCACTAAAATCATTCAAGAATTCAATGAAGCGTTTGAAAAGGTGGATGTACTTTGTGCTCCGACTTCTCCTTATCCTGCGTTTAAAGTTGGCGAAAAATTGGACGATCCGTTGGCTATGTATATGGCGGATGCGTTGACGATTCCTGGTTCAACCGCCGGGATTCCCGGGTTGTCGGTGCCGTGTGGATTCACCAAAGCCGGGTTGCCGGTGGGATTGCAAATTATGGGCCCGCAGTTTGAGGAAGGGCGCGTGCTCAGAGTGGGGGATGCATATGAGAAGTCGATGGAGTGGTGGGGGAGAAAACCTACGTTATAA
- the gatC gene encoding Asp-tRNA(Asn)/Glu-tRNA(Gln) amidotransferase subunit GatC: MVKITDQTVRHVAKLARLHLTEAEVEKFSKQLSSVFEYIDILNEVDTENVEPTAQVTGLKNVLREDKVARFCDPEELLKCTPLPVQENQIRVKPVM, translated from the coding sequence ATGGTAAAAATTACGGATCAGACCGTGCGGCATGTAGCCAAGTTGGCGCGATTGCATCTCACTGAGGCGGAAGTGGAAAAGTTTTCCAAACAGTTGTCGAGCGTTTTTGAGTACATCGATATTTTGAATGAAGTGGATACCGAGAATGTGGAGCCCACCGCTCAGGTCACGGGTTTGAAAAACGTGTTGCGCGAGGATAAAGTGGCGCGTTTTTGTGATCCGGAGGAGTTGTTGAAGTGCACGCCGTTGCCGGTGCAGGAAAATCAAATTCGGGTGAAACCCGTTATGTAA